From a region of the Fibrobacter sp. genome:
- a CDS encoding TIGR02147 family protein, with the protein MTETQKQKKVFEYLDYREFLKDYYNQKKAANPAFSLRVFSDKIGFKAKDFISRVMNGEKNLSTQSIPKVASGLRLGKHETEFFVALVEFNQAETTEDRDAAFGKMQAVLKVVRFAEKQHLLGHAQYMIYSHPRHLFIRSLIGMFGFDGDYAALAKQVNPKITPDEAKQSVKLLEECQLIKKDEDGKYILTESAITTGDRTSKLALRGYHQNCLKMGADSIDRDPPGKRHISGLTLGISQEGYERIVERINAFRKEIALIAEEDKGSDKVFQMEFALFQVGGKADK; encoded by the coding sequence ATGACCGAAACGCAGAAACAGAAAAAAGTCTTTGAGTACCTGGATTACAGGGAATTTTTGAAAGACTATTACAACCAGAAGAAGGCAGCCAACCCGGCTTTCTCCCTGCGCGTATTTTCTGACAAGATCGGTTTCAAGGCAAAGGACTTCATCAGCCGCGTCATGAACGGCGAAAAGAACCTTTCCACCCAGAGTATTCCCAAGGTGGCCTCCGGCCTTCGCCTGGGCAAGCACGAGACAGAATTTTTCGTAGCCCTGGTGGAATTCAACCAGGCGGAAACTACGGAAGACCGCGATGCCGCCTTTGGAAAGATGCAGGCGGTCCTCAAGGTCGTGCGTTTCGCAGAAAAGCAACACCTATTGGGACACGCCCAGTACATGATTTATTCCCACCCCCGCCATCTGTTTATCCGCAGCCTTATCGGCATGTTCGGATTCGACGGGGACTACGCCGCATTGGCCAAGCAGGTAAACCCGAAGATTACGCCAGACGAGGCGAAGCAATCTGTAAAACTTTTGGAAGAATGCCAACTCATCAAGAAGGATGAGGACGGCAAGTACATCCTGACGGAAAGCGCCATCACCACCGGTGACCGCACCTCCAAACTGGCACTTCGCGGTTACCACCAGAACTGCCTCAAGATGGGCGCCGACTCCATCGACCGGGACCCGCCGGGCAAACGCCACATTTCGGGCCTTACCCTGGGCATCAGCCAGGAAGGCTACGAACGCATCGTGGAACGCATCAACGCCTTCCGTAAGGAAATTGCCCTCATCGCCGAAGAGGACAAAGGCAGCGACAAGGTTTTCCAAATGGAATTCGCCCTATTCCAGGTGGGCGGCAAGGCGGACAAGTAG
- a CDS encoding M6 family metalloprotease domain-containing protein yields the protein MKFDVLEKSLFGLGILSGLAFAAPANPAPFTVENQGDELTLQRGGDEHYRFTRTSDGFLVVQGDDQVYYYADEQGEASKYKARNENARTAQEKAFLKKLNREAVLKSHREKHPDRFVRPREHQAPKRAPWVPTENVSGGSDVNDDVHPLLRLPSPEAHANGTNRFPIILVTTSGGREYLDSATFHQMLNKEGYNANGYVGSVRDYFVDQSSGRFVPTFDIYKVSVSNSLSSYKDSDYKLVVDAVNAIKNRYPSFDASPYDSDKDGKVDAVGVFYSGDDDSGVGGYHYELRWNGVANLNVGGKIFNSYYLLSQGTYPYVGLIHEFSHSMGLMDHYCVYSNDCYSDFTNNQYQSPGAHAWDVMATGMYNNSGKNPPNYSAFERNFMGWLDYENLDTKAQVTTVAPLHKSNKAIKIPVSGNNNEWFILENRQQSKWDAGLPNHGLLIWHIDYNQNAWNSDALNDDPAHQHIDVVEAGNLKVTGFYDGQSATHLKDDSFPGSQNVTNYGPFKSWGGVDLGVSLYGIMEENNDACFTTQKGVNVTTCKVASSSSVSAESSSSVLPSSSSVNVSSSSIKFESSSSQTPVVSSSSVATSSSSLIPEESSSSAELEESSSSALAVSEVKVSANGVRMAVSAGVLELTLPAEGVKAVKVFDLQGNVVFGQMVNGSRASLNVGSVIPKGAYIVRVNRGNQVLGTQKICVP from the coding sequence ATGAAATTCGATGTACTTGAAAAGTCGCTGTTTGGATTAGGAATTCTATCTGGCTTGGCTTTTGCAGCCCCTGCAAATCCAGCCCCGTTTACTGTTGAAAACCAGGGTGACGAACTAACCCTCCAGAGGGGTGGCGATGAACATTATCGCTTTACCAGAACCTCCGACGGCTTTCTGGTGGTTCAAGGTGACGATCAGGTTTACTATTACGCCGATGAACAGGGCGAGGCTTCCAAGTACAAGGCAAGGAACGAAAATGCCCGAACTGCCCAGGAAAAGGCCTTCCTGAAAAAGCTGAATCGTGAGGCGGTTCTCAAATCCCATCGCGAAAAGCATCCCGACAGGTTTGTTCGACCTAGGGAGCATCAGGCACCGAAGCGAGCACCTTGGGTGCCTACGGAAAATGTTTCCGGCGGTTCCGATGTTAACGACGATGTTCACCCTTTGTTACGTCTTCCCAGTCCCGAGGCCCATGCCAACGGCACTAACCGATTCCCGATTATTCTGGTAACAACTAGCGGTGGCCGGGAATACCTTGACTCTGCAACATTCCACCAGATGTTGAATAAGGAAGGCTATAATGCCAATGGTTATGTGGGGTCGGTAAGGGATTATTTTGTGGACCAGTCTTCCGGTCGATTTGTTCCGACCTTTGACATCTACAAGGTTTCCGTAAGCAATTCCCTGTCCAGCTACAAGGATTCCGACTACAAGCTGGTGGTGGATGCGGTAAATGCGATCAAGAATCGTTATCCATCTTTCGATGCGTCGCCCTATGATTCCGACAAGGATGGAAAGGTGGACGCCGTAGGTGTCTTTTATTCTGGCGACGATGACAGTGGTGTAGGTGGGTATCACTATGAACTGCGTTGGAATGGTGTAGCGAACCTGAACGTTGGCGGAAAAATCTTTAATTCCTATTACCTGTTGAGTCAGGGAACTTATCCTTACGTAGGCTTGATCCACGAATTCAGCCATTCCATGGGTCTGATGGATCACTATTGCGTTTACTCAAACGATTGCTATAGTGACTTTACCAACAACCAGTACCAGTCTCCTGGCGCCCATGCCTGGGATGTGATGGCGACGGGTATGTATAATAACTCCGGCAAGAATCCTCCCAACTACAGCGCCTTTGAACGAAACTTTATGGGCTGGCTGGACTATGAAAATTTGGATACGAAGGCGCAGGTGACAACTGTTGCACCTTTGCATAAGTCCAATAAGGCGATCAAGATTCCTGTAAGTGGAAATAACAACGAATGGTTCATTCTCGAAAATCGTCAGCAGAGCAAGTGGGATGCGGGCTTGCCTAATCACGGTCTCTTGATTTGGCATATCGACTACAATCAGAATGCCTGGAATTCCGACGCATTGAATGACGATCCGGCTCATCAGCATATTGACGTGGTGGAAGCCGGCAATCTCAAGGTGACTGGTTTCTATGATGGGCAAAGTGCGACCCATCTGAAGGACGATTCCTTTCCGGGTTCACAGAACGTAACAAACTATGGCCCCTTTAAGTCCTGGGGTGGCGTGGACTTGGGCGTAAGTCTTTATGGCATTATGGAAGAAAACAATGATGCTTGCTTTACCACTCAAAAGGGTGTGAATGTTACAACCTGCAAAGTTGCTTCCAGCAGTTCTGTAAGTGCAGAGTCTAGCAGTTCTGTGCTGCCGTCCAGTAGCTCTGTGAACGTTTCTAGTTCGTCTATTAAATTTGAGTCTAGTTCTTCCCAGACTCCGGTTGTATCCAGTAGTTCTGTCGCTACATCTAGCAGTTCGCTGATTCCTGAGGAATCTTCTTCCAGCGCAGAGCTTGAGGAGTCCAGTTCCTCCGCGTTGGCTGTTTCCGAAGTAAAGGTTTCTGCGAATGGAGTCCGCATGGCTGTTTCTGCCGGAGTGCTGGAATTGACGCTCCCTGCGGAAGGTGTAAAGGCGGTAAAGGTTTTTGACCTGCAGGGAAACGTAGTCTTTGGGCAGATGGTAAATGGAAGTCGCGCCTCCTTGAATGTGGGTTCCGTAATTCCTAAGGGCGCCTACATCGTACGGGTAAACCGTGGCAATCAAGTCCTGGGTACTCAGAAAATCTGCGTTCCCTAG